A part of Setaria viridis chromosome 8, Setaria_viridis_v4.0, whole genome shotgun sequence genomic DNA contains:
- the LOC117866599 gene encoding uncharacterized protein: MGAAGGRAAPSWRSLLLALCLLPVALPLLLLCLPLLCVAVAAARFRRRRRKLLTAGRSGCRVASGGGRRAPEDGEGHRAELLRKYLQDQMELVGADAGAGDDGGGGDRRQSSGQSHPQ; the protein is encoded by the coding sequence ATgggggccgccggcggccgcgcggcgccgtCGTGGCGGTCGCTGCTGCTCGCGCTGTGCCTGCTCCCCgtcgcgctgccgctgctgctcctctgcCTGCCGCTGCtctgcgtcgccgtcgccgccgcccgcttccgccgccgccggaggaagcTGTTgacggcggggaggagcggctGCCGCGTCGCCAGCGGTGGGGGGCGCCGCGCGCCGGAGGATGGCGAGGGGCACCGCGCGGAGCTGCTGCGCAAGTACCTCCAGGACCAGATggagctcgtcggcgccgacgccggggccggggacgacggcggcggcggcgaccggaggCAGAGCTCCGGACAAAGCCATCCGCAGTAG
- the LOC117833835 gene encoding cyclic nucleotide-gated ion channel 18 isoform X1, producing MAGFIHRRILPPFRRPPLPFFHPGAGAPASSLPGGAAGAAGRRPWTPRRILDPGDDAVLRWYRLFLVTCLVGLFVDPLYFYLLHTDGLAACVSMDMGIGVLVTAVRTFADLFYLAHMILKFRIAFVAPSSRIFGRGELVRDPDQIAKRYLKNDFIIDLAAMLPIPQMIIWFVIPAVSTSSANHTNNTLSMIVLIQYIPRVYLIISLNSKIVKASGVVTRTAWAGAAYNLLLYTLASHVLGALWYLLSVERQYSCWMEVCNNEGSSADSPSCVMGFLDCKSRENPMRQTWHNHSAIQKQCMLPDAEYDYGLFADALNLDRNGVAFIDKYLYCLWWGFRNLSSYGQNLQNSTYKGETVFCILICIMGLVFFSHLIGNMQTYLQSMTVRLEEWRVKRRDIEEWMRHRQLPPELQERVRRFFQYKWLATRGVDEESILQSLPLDLRREIQRHLCLALVRRVPFFSQMDEQLLDAICERLVSSLSTKDAYIVREGDPVSEMLFIIRGELESSTTDGGRTNFFSSITLRPGDFCGEELLTWALMPNPSLNFPQSTRTVRSVTEVEAFALRADDLKYVANQFKRLHSKRLQHAFRYYSHQWRSWGACFVQGAWRRYKKRKLARELMKQEGIYYQDADDGGGAGGVGEGDGAGLGGGDGVDTDGAPLLGEFGKAGAGAGGGAVAGATGDGADGGAGAAHLGATFLASKFAKNTKRGAAAHQKRIDDVAGIKFPKLAKPDEPDFSLHTDDVL from the exons ATGGCCGGCTTCATCCACCGCCGCATCCTCCCGCcgttccgccgcccgccgctgcccttCTTCCACCCGGGCGCCGGCGCTCCGGCATCCTcgctccccggcggcgccgcgggggcCGCTGGGCGCCGGCCCTGGACGCCCCGCCGCATCCTGGAccccggcgacgacgccgtGCTCCGGTGGTACCGCCTCTTCCTCGTCACCTGCCTCGTCGGCCTCTTCGTGGACCCGCTCTACTTCTACCTCCTCCACACCGACGGCCTCGCCGCCTGCGTCTCCATGGACATGGGCATCGGCGTCCTCGTCACCGCCGTCCGCACCTTCGCCGACCTCTTCTACCTCGCCCACATGATCCTCAAGTTCCGCATCGCCTTCGTCGCCCCGAGCTCACGCATCTTCGGCCGCGGTGAGCTCGTCAGGGACCCCGATCAGATCGCCAAACGCTACCTCAAGAACGACTTCATCATCGACCTCGCCGCCATGCTCCCCATCCCGCAG ATGATAATCTGGTTTGTGATACCAGCCGTGAGCACGTCCTCCGCCAACCACACCAACAACACGCTCTCGATGATTGTGTTGATCCAGTACATCCCAAGAGTGTACCTCATCATATCACTCAACTCCAAGATTGTCAAGGCGAGCGGAGTCGTCACAAGAACGGCCTGGGCAGGAGCCGCCTACAACCTCCTCCTCTACACACTGGCCAGCCAT GTTCTTGGCGCCCTGTGGTACCTGCTGTCAGTGGAGCGTCAGTACTCGTGCTGGATGGAAGTGTGCAACAACGAGGGCAGTTCAGCGGACAGCCCTAGCTGCGTCATGGGCTTCCTGGACTGCAAGAGCAGGGAGAACCCCATGCGGCAGACCTGGCACAACCACAGCGCCATCCAGAAACAGTGCATGCTCCCGGACGCCGAGTACGACTACGGGCTGTTCGCCGACGCCCTCAACCTGGATCGCAACGGGGTCGCATTCATCGACAAGTACCTCTACTGCCTCTGGTGGGGGTTCCGGAACTTGAG TTCCTATGGGCAGAACTTGCAGAACAGCACCTACAAGGGCGAGACGGTGTTCTGCATTCTCATCTGCATCATGGGCCTCGTCTTCTTTTCACATCTCATCGGAAACATGCAG ACGTACTTGCAGTCGATGACGGTGCGTCTGGAGGAGTGGCGCGTGAAGCGTCGCGACATCGAGGAGTGGATGCGGCACCGGCagctcccgccggagctccagGAGCGGGTGCGCCGCTTCTTCCAGTACAAGTGGCTCGCCACGCGGGGCGTCGACGAGGAGTCCATCCTGCAGTCCCTGCCCCTCGACCTCCGGCGCGAGATCCAGCGCCACCTCTGCCTGGCCCTGGTCCGGCGCGTGCCTTTCTTCTCCCAGATGGACGAGCAGCTCCTCGACGCCATCTGCGAGCGCCTCGTCTCCTCCCTGAGCACAAAGGACGCGTACATCGTGCGGGAGGGGGACCCCGTCAGCGAGATGCTCTTCATCATCCGCGGCGAGCTCGAGAGCTCCACGACGGACGGCGGCCGGACCAACTTCTTCAGCTCCATCACGCTCCGCCCCGGGGACTTCTGCGGCGAGGAGCTCCTCACGTGGGCGCTCATGCCCAACCCCAGCCTCAACTTCCCCCAGTCGACGAGGACGGTGAGGTCGGTCACGGAGGTCGAGGCCTTCGCGCTCCGCGCCGACGACCTCAAGTACGTGGCCAACCAGTTCAAGAGGCTGCACAGCAAGCGGCTGCAGCACGCGTTCCGGTACTACTCGCACCAGTGGCGGAGCTGGGGCGCCTGCTTCGTGCAGGGCGCCTGGAGGAGGTACAAGAAGAGGAAGCTGGCCAGGGAGCTCATGAAGCAGGAGGGGATCTACTACCAggacgccgacgacggcggcggcgccggcggcgtaggggagggagatggggcgggcctcggcggcggagacggtgTGGATACCGACGGCGCGCCGCTGCTGGGCGAGTTCGGCAAGGCCGGGGCGGGGGCTGGAGGTGGTGCTGTCGCCGGAGCGACGGGGgacggcgcggacggcggcgccggggccgcgcACCTCGGGGCGACGTTCCTGGCGTCCAAGTTCGCCAAGAACACCaagcgcggcgccgcggcgcacCAGAAGCGGATCGACGACGTGGCCGGCATCAAGTTCCCCAAGCTCGCCAAGCCCGACGAGCCGGACTTCTCCTTGCACACCGACGACGTGCTGTGA
- the LOC117833835 gene encoding cyclic nucleotide-gated ion channel 18 isoform X3 produces the protein MAGFIHRRILPPFRRPPLPFFHPGAGAPASSLPGGAAGAAGRRPWTPRRILDPGDDAVLRWYRLFLVTCLVGLFVDPLYFYLLHTDGLAACVSMDMGIGVLVTAVRTFADLFYLAHMILKFRIAFVAPSSRIFGRGELVRDPDQIAKRYLKNDFIIDLAAMLPIPQMIIWFVIPAVSTSSANHTNNTLSMIVLIQYIPRVYLIISLNSKIVKASGVVTRTAWAGAAYNLLLYTLASHVLGALWYLLSVERQYSCWMEVCNNEGSSADSPSCVMGFLDCKSRENPMRQTWHNHSAIQKQCMLPDAEYDYGLFADALNLDRNGVAFIDKYLYCLWWGFRNLSSYGQNLQNSTYKGETVFCILICIMGLVFFSHLIGNMQTYLQSMTVRLEEWRVKRRDIEEWMRHRQLPPELQERVRRFFQYKWLATRGVDEESILQSLPLDLRREIQRHLCLALVRRVPFFSQMDEQLLDAICERLVSSLSTKDAYIVREGDPVSEMLFIIRGELESSTTDGGRTNFFSSITLRPGDFCGEELLTWALMPNPSLNFPQSTRTVRSVTEVEAFALRADDLKYVANQFKRLHSKRLQHAFRYYSHQWRSWGACFVQGAWRRYKKRKLARELMKQEGIYYQDADDGGATGDGADGGAGAAHLGATFLASKFAKNTKRGAAAHQKRIDDVAGIKFPKLAKPDEPDFSLHTDDVL, from the exons ATGGCCGGCTTCATCCACCGCCGCATCCTCCCGCcgttccgccgcccgccgctgcccttCTTCCACCCGGGCGCCGGCGCTCCGGCATCCTcgctccccggcggcgccgcgggggcCGCTGGGCGCCGGCCCTGGACGCCCCGCCGCATCCTGGAccccggcgacgacgccgtGCTCCGGTGGTACCGCCTCTTCCTCGTCACCTGCCTCGTCGGCCTCTTCGTGGACCCGCTCTACTTCTACCTCCTCCACACCGACGGCCTCGCCGCCTGCGTCTCCATGGACATGGGCATCGGCGTCCTCGTCACCGCCGTCCGCACCTTCGCCGACCTCTTCTACCTCGCCCACATGATCCTCAAGTTCCGCATCGCCTTCGTCGCCCCGAGCTCACGCATCTTCGGCCGCGGTGAGCTCGTCAGGGACCCCGATCAGATCGCCAAACGCTACCTCAAGAACGACTTCATCATCGACCTCGCCGCCATGCTCCCCATCCCGCAG ATGATAATCTGGTTTGTGATACCAGCCGTGAGCACGTCCTCCGCCAACCACACCAACAACACGCTCTCGATGATTGTGTTGATCCAGTACATCCCAAGAGTGTACCTCATCATATCACTCAACTCCAAGATTGTCAAGGCGAGCGGAGTCGTCACAAGAACGGCCTGGGCAGGAGCCGCCTACAACCTCCTCCTCTACACACTGGCCAGCCAT GTTCTTGGCGCCCTGTGGTACCTGCTGTCAGTGGAGCGTCAGTACTCGTGCTGGATGGAAGTGTGCAACAACGAGGGCAGTTCAGCGGACAGCCCTAGCTGCGTCATGGGCTTCCTGGACTGCAAGAGCAGGGAGAACCCCATGCGGCAGACCTGGCACAACCACAGCGCCATCCAGAAACAGTGCATGCTCCCGGACGCCGAGTACGACTACGGGCTGTTCGCCGACGCCCTCAACCTGGATCGCAACGGGGTCGCATTCATCGACAAGTACCTCTACTGCCTCTGGTGGGGGTTCCGGAACTTGAG TTCCTATGGGCAGAACTTGCAGAACAGCACCTACAAGGGCGAGACGGTGTTCTGCATTCTCATCTGCATCATGGGCCTCGTCTTCTTTTCACATCTCATCGGAAACATGCAG ACGTACTTGCAGTCGATGACGGTGCGTCTGGAGGAGTGGCGCGTGAAGCGTCGCGACATCGAGGAGTGGATGCGGCACCGGCagctcccgccggagctccagGAGCGGGTGCGCCGCTTCTTCCAGTACAAGTGGCTCGCCACGCGGGGCGTCGACGAGGAGTCCATCCTGCAGTCCCTGCCCCTCGACCTCCGGCGCGAGATCCAGCGCCACCTCTGCCTGGCCCTGGTCCGGCGCGTGCCTTTCTTCTCCCAGATGGACGAGCAGCTCCTCGACGCCATCTGCGAGCGCCTCGTCTCCTCCCTGAGCACAAAGGACGCGTACATCGTGCGGGAGGGGGACCCCGTCAGCGAGATGCTCTTCATCATCCGCGGCGAGCTCGAGAGCTCCACGACGGACGGCGGCCGGACCAACTTCTTCAGCTCCATCACGCTCCGCCCCGGGGACTTCTGCGGCGAGGAGCTCCTCACGTGGGCGCTCATGCCCAACCCCAGCCTCAACTTCCCCCAGTCGACGAGGACGGTGAGGTCGGTCACGGAGGTCGAGGCCTTCGCGCTCCGCGCCGACGACCTCAAGTACGTGGCCAACCAGTTCAAGAGGCTGCACAGCAAGCGGCTGCAGCACGCGTTCCGGTACTACTCGCACCAGTGGCGGAGCTGGGGCGCCTGCTTCGTGCAGGGCGCCTGGAGGAGGTACAAGAAGAGGAAGCTGGCCAGGGAGCTCATGAAGCAGGAGGGGATCTACTACCAggacgccgacgacggcggcg CGACGGGGgacggcgcggacggcggcgccggggccgcgcACCTCGGGGCGACGTTCCTGGCGTCCAAGTTCGCCAAGAACACCaagcgcggcgccgcggcgcacCAGAAGCGGATCGACGACGTGGCCGGCATCAAGTTCCCCAAGCTCGCCAAGCCCGACGAGCCGGACTTCTCCTTGCACACCGACGACGTGCTGTGA
- the LOC117833835 gene encoding cyclic nucleotide-gated ion channel 18 isoform X2, translated as MAGFIHRRILPPFRRPPLPFFHPGAGAPASSLPGGAAGAAGRRPWTPRRILDPGDDAVLRWYRLFLVTCLVGLFVDPLYFYLLHTDGLAACVSMDMGIGVLVTAVRTFADLFYLAHMILKFRIAFVAPSSRIFGRGELVRDPDQIAKRYLKNDFIIDLAAMLPIPQMIIWFVIPAVSTSSANHTNNTLSMIVLIQYIPRVYLIISLNSKIVKASGVVTRTAWAGAAYNLLLYTLASHVLGALWYLLSVERQYSCWMEVCNNEGSSADSPSCVMGFLDCKSRENPMRQTWHNHSAIQKQCMLPDAEYDYGLFADALNLDRNGVAFIDKYLYCLWWGFRNLSSYGQNLQNSTYKGETVFCILICIMGLVFFSHLIGNMQTYLQSMTVRLEEWRVKRRDIEEWMRHRQLPPELQERVRRFFQYKWLATRGVDEESILQSLPLDLRREIQRHLCLALVRRVPFFSQMDEQLLDAICERLVSSLSTKDAYIVREGDPVSEMLFIIRGELESSTTDGGRTNFFSSITLRPGDFCGEELLTWALMPNPSLNFPQSTRTVRSVTEVEAFALRADDLKYVANQFKRLHSKRLQHAFRYYSHQWRSWGACFVQGAWRRYKKRKLARELMKQEGIYYQDADDGGGAATGDGADGGAGAAHLGATFLASKFAKNTKRGAAAHQKRIDDVAGIKFPKLAKPDEPDFSLHTDDVL; from the exons ATGGCCGGCTTCATCCACCGCCGCATCCTCCCGCcgttccgccgcccgccgctgcccttCTTCCACCCGGGCGCCGGCGCTCCGGCATCCTcgctccccggcggcgccgcgggggcCGCTGGGCGCCGGCCCTGGACGCCCCGCCGCATCCTGGAccccggcgacgacgccgtGCTCCGGTGGTACCGCCTCTTCCTCGTCACCTGCCTCGTCGGCCTCTTCGTGGACCCGCTCTACTTCTACCTCCTCCACACCGACGGCCTCGCCGCCTGCGTCTCCATGGACATGGGCATCGGCGTCCTCGTCACCGCCGTCCGCACCTTCGCCGACCTCTTCTACCTCGCCCACATGATCCTCAAGTTCCGCATCGCCTTCGTCGCCCCGAGCTCACGCATCTTCGGCCGCGGTGAGCTCGTCAGGGACCCCGATCAGATCGCCAAACGCTACCTCAAGAACGACTTCATCATCGACCTCGCCGCCATGCTCCCCATCCCGCAG ATGATAATCTGGTTTGTGATACCAGCCGTGAGCACGTCCTCCGCCAACCACACCAACAACACGCTCTCGATGATTGTGTTGATCCAGTACATCCCAAGAGTGTACCTCATCATATCACTCAACTCCAAGATTGTCAAGGCGAGCGGAGTCGTCACAAGAACGGCCTGGGCAGGAGCCGCCTACAACCTCCTCCTCTACACACTGGCCAGCCAT GTTCTTGGCGCCCTGTGGTACCTGCTGTCAGTGGAGCGTCAGTACTCGTGCTGGATGGAAGTGTGCAACAACGAGGGCAGTTCAGCGGACAGCCCTAGCTGCGTCATGGGCTTCCTGGACTGCAAGAGCAGGGAGAACCCCATGCGGCAGACCTGGCACAACCACAGCGCCATCCAGAAACAGTGCATGCTCCCGGACGCCGAGTACGACTACGGGCTGTTCGCCGACGCCCTCAACCTGGATCGCAACGGGGTCGCATTCATCGACAAGTACCTCTACTGCCTCTGGTGGGGGTTCCGGAACTTGAG TTCCTATGGGCAGAACTTGCAGAACAGCACCTACAAGGGCGAGACGGTGTTCTGCATTCTCATCTGCATCATGGGCCTCGTCTTCTTTTCACATCTCATCGGAAACATGCAG ACGTACTTGCAGTCGATGACGGTGCGTCTGGAGGAGTGGCGCGTGAAGCGTCGCGACATCGAGGAGTGGATGCGGCACCGGCagctcccgccggagctccagGAGCGGGTGCGCCGCTTCTTCCAGTACAAGTGGCTCGCCACGCGGGGCGTCGACGAGGAGTCCATCCTGCAGTCCCTGCCCCTCGACCTCCGGCGCGAGATCCAGCGCCACCTCTGCCTGGCCCTGGTCCGGCGCGTGCCTTTCTTCTCCCAGATGGACGAGCAGCTCCTCGACGCCATCTGCGAGCGCCTCGTCTCCTCCCTGAGCACAAAGGACGCGTACATCGTGCGGGAGGGGGACCCCGTCAGCGAGATGCTCTTCATCATCCGCGGCGAGCTCGAGAGCTCCACGACGGACGGCGGCCGGACCAACTTCTTCAGCTCCATCACGCTCCGCCCCGGGGACTTCTGCGGCGAGGAGCTCCTCACGTGGGCGCTCATGCCCAACCCCAGCCTCAACTTCCCCCAGTCGACGAGGACGGTGAGGTCGGTCACGGAGGTCGAGGCCTTCGCGCTCCGCGCCGACGACCTCAAGTACGTGGCCAACCAGTTCAAGAGGCTGCACAGCAAGCGGCTGCAGCACGCGTTCCGGTACTACTCGCACCAGTGGCGGAGCTGGGGCGCCTGCTTCGTGCAGGGCGCCTGGAGGAGGTACAAGAAGAGGAAGCTGGCCAGGGAGCTCATGAAGCAGGAGGGGATCTACTACCAggacgccgacgacggcggcggcgccg CGACGGGGgacggcgcggacggcggcgccggggccgcgcACCTCGGGGCGACGTTCCTGGCGTCCAAGTTCGCCAAGAACACCaagcgcggcgccgcggcgcacCAGAAGCGGATCGACGACGTGGCCGGCATCAAGTTCCCCAAGCTCGCCAAGCCCGACGAGCCGGACTTCTCCTTGCACACCGACGACGTGCTGTGA